A genomic window from Glycine max cultivar Williams 82 chromosome 17, Glycine_max_v4.0, whole genome shotgun sequence includes:
- the LOC100813190 gene encoding E3 ubiquitin-protein ligase XBAT32, whose translation MKFLSIVGNSFGCSASGERLVSAARDGDIQEAKALLEYNPRLARYSTFGVRNSPLHYSAAHGHHEIVNLLLESGVDINLRNYRGQTALMQACQHGHWEVVQTLIIFNANIHKADYLNGGTVLHLAALNGHTRCIRLILADYIPSVPNFWNALQTGDHKSISEFDQSGLCEVINRTADGGITALHMAVLNGHAESVQLLLDLGASVSEVTVEDGTTIDLIGSGSTPLHYAACGGNQQCCQLLIAKGANLTAENANGWTPLMVARSWRRDWLEDILKTPPEDPLQVLPSPYISLPLMSIVRIARECGWRTSDLAPCLDPCAVCLERKCMVAVEGCDHEFCTQCAMYLCSTNSTSTTTTGPPGSIACPLCRHGIVSFVKLPDARPLHKEMQRTSNLSLTLCTCSSEVLGDSSDMTTPFCKPTSSRGSKSSSPSRSFRSMSCQGFPSFRMNPSLCLGADVSPSLVPCTVSRNVRNHLARCSGSTFRRSSSQTERRKSSWFCSLNQSVATGGNRC comes from the exons ATGAAGTTTCTGAGCATTGTGGGAAATTCTTTTGGATGTTCTGCATCCGGTGAGCGCCTAGTTTCTGCAGCAAGAGATGGGGATATTCAAGAGGCCAAGGCCTTGTTGGAATATAACCCTCGTCTTGCTAGGTATTCCACATTCGGAGTTCGCAATTCCCCTTTGCATTATTCTGCAGCTCATGGCCACCATGAG ATAGTGAATCTCTTGCTTGAGTCCGGAGTTGATATCAATCTCAGGAACTATCGCGGTCAG ACTGCATTGATGCAAGCTTGTCAACATGGTCACTGGGAGGTGGTTCAGACCCTGATTATATTTAATGCCAAT ATCCATAAAGCTGATTACCTAAATGGAGGTACTGTCCTTCACTTGGCTGCTTTGAATGGCCATACCCGGTGCATTCGACTCATCCTCGCAGACTATATACCTAGCGTCCCTAACTTTTGGAATGCATTACAGACAGGTGATCATAAATCAATCTCAGAATTTGATCAAAG TGGACTCTGCGAGGTGATTAACAGAACTGCTGATGGAGGCATCACTGCTCTGCATATGGCAGTATTAAATGGGCATGCTGAAAGTGTGCAATTACTCTTGGACTTGGGAGCTTCTGTGTCTGAGGTTACTGTGGAGGATGGAACTACCATTGACTTAATTG GTTCTGGAAGCACTCCACTCCATTATGCTGCATGTGGTGGAAATCAACAATGCTGTCAA CTGTTGATTGCCAAGGGTGCCAATCTGACTGCTGAGAATGCAAATGG atgGACCCCCTTGATGGTTGCTCGTTCGTGGCGTAGAGACTGGCTTGAGGACATCTTAAAAACACCTCCAGAAGACCCCTTACAAGTTCTTCCTTCTCCATATATATCTCTTCCACTTATGAGCATTGTGAGAATTGCTAG AGAATGTGGATGGAGGACAAGTGATTTAGCACCATGCTTAGATCCATGCGCTGTTTGTTTGGAAAGGAAATGTATGGTCGCTGTAGAAG GTTGTGATCACGAGTTCTGCACACAATGTGCCATGTATCTTTGTTCTACAAACTCTACCTCAACAACCACAACAGGCCCCCCAGGTTCAATTGCTTGCCCTCTCTGCAGGCACGGCATAGTCTCATTTGTGAAGCTTCCAGACGCCAGGCCTTTACATAAGGAAATGCAAAGGACATCAAACTTGTCCCTAACATTATGCACATGTTCAAGTGAGGTCTTGGGAGATTCCAGTGACATGACCACCCCATTTTGCAAACCAACTTCTTCTCGTGGATCCAAAAGTTCTTCCCCATCAAGATCATTTCGCTCCATGAGTTGCCAAGGGTTCCCCTCATTCAGAATGAACCCCAGCCTTTGCTTGGGAGCAGATGTTAGCCCCTCCTTAGTCCCTTGCACTGTGAGCAGAAACGTTAGGAACCACTTGGCAAGGTGTTCTGGTTCCACTTTCAGACGTTCATCTTCTCAAACAGAAAGAAGGAAGTCATCATGGTTTTGTTCCCTCAATCAATCTGTTGCCACAGGTGGCAATAGATGCTGA